A genomic segment from Brevundimonas sp. SORGH_AS_0993 encodes:
- a CDS encoding glycine zipper 2TM domain-containing protein, giving the protein MSRLLKITAIAAAPVVALTMIAAPASAQSHRDRDNTSRNALIGAAVGGLAGALYGNGDGNYIAGGALAGAALGAVASNRGSGCEYYRGGRCYRNQGHWEREHGINSRDYGYDYRYDGRRYESRYDRRYDRDYRDDRGYRRDYRYDRRW; this is encoded by the coding sequence ATGTCCAGGTTGCTGAAGATCACCGCCATCGCCGCCGCCCCCGTCGTCGCCCTGACGATGATCGCGGCCCCGGCCTCGGCCCAGTCGCACCGCGACCGCGACAACACCAGCCGAAACGCCCTGATCGGCGCGGCGGTGGGCGGTCTGGCCGGCGCCCTCTACGGCAATGGCGACGGCAACTATATCGCCGGCGGCGCCCTGGCCGGCGCGGCGCTGGGCGCCGTGGCCTCCAATCGCGGCTCGGGCTGCGAATACTATCGCGGCGGCCGCTGCTACCGGAACCAGGGGCACTGGGAACGCGAACACGGCATCAACAGCCGCGACTACGGCTACGACTACCGGTACGACGGTCGCCGCTACGAGTCGCGTTACGACCGCCGCTACGACCGCGATTATCGCGACGACCGGGGCTATCGCCGCGACTACCGCTACGACCGTCGCTGGTAG
- the zigA gene encoding zinc metallochaperone GTPase ZigA, which translates to MSDFKPLPVTVRSGFLGAGKTTLLNHVLANREGLRVAVIVNDMSEVNIDAALVRDGGGADLSRTEERLVEMSNGCICCTLREDLLIEVGKLAREGRFDHLLIESTGISEPMPVAATFDFRDEEGFSLSDVARIDTMATVVDAFNFHRDYPSTDRLKTRGEHLGEDDERTVANLLIDQIEFADVIVLNKIDLLDETQKRVLRAMLAQFNPRARIVEAVRGAVPLKAVIGTGLFDMARAEQAAGWSQALRGEVTPETEEYGVSTFVYRARKPFHPRRFHDLLQREWPGVWRSKGFFWLASRMDYVGSWSQAGAVTEHEWGGLWWASAPRDRWPDDDADWLKSIEAVWRRPYGDRRQEIVLIGKDMNRDLLTSMFDAALLTRFEMERGPKGWARFDDPFPYWGPRVAA; encoded by the coding sequence ATGTCCGACTTCAAACCCCTGCCCGTCACCGTCCGGTCCGGCTTTCTGGGCGCCGGGAAAACCACCTTGCTGAACCATGTGCTGGCCAACCGAGAGGGTCTGCGCGTCGCCGTCATCGTCAACGACATGAGCGAGGTGAACATCGATGCGGCCCTGGTGCGGGACGGCGGCGGGGCGGACTTGTCGCGCACCGAGGAGCGGCTGGTGGAGATGTCCAACGGCTGCATCTGCTGCACCCTGCGCGAGGATCTGCTGATCGAGGTGGGCAAGCTGGCGCGCGAGGGGCGGTTCGACCATCTGCTGATCGAATCCACCGGGATCTCGGAGCCCATGCCGGTCGCCGCCACCTTCGACTTCCGCGACGAGGAGGGATTCAGCCTGTCGGACGTGGCCCGGATCGACACCATGGCGACGGTGGTGGACGCCTTCAACTTCCACCGCGACTATCCCTCGACCGACCGGCTGAAGACGCGGGGCGAACACCTGGGCGAGGACGACGAACGCACGGTCGCCAATCTGCTGATCGACCAGATCGAGTTCGCCGACGTCATCGTGCTGAACAAGATCGACCTGCTGGACGAGACGCAGAAAAGGGTGCTGCGGGCCATGCTGGCCCAGTTCAACCCCCGCGCCCGGATCGTGGAGGCGGTGCGCGGCGCCGTGCCGCTGAAGGCGGTGATCGGCACGGGCCTGTTCGACATGGCCCGCGCCGAACAGGCGGCCGGGTGGTCCCAGGCCCTGCGTGGCGAGGTCACGCCCGAGACCGAGGAATATGGCGTCTCAACCTTCGTCTATCGGGCGCGCAAGCCCTTCCACCCGCGCCGTTTCCACGACCTGCTGCAACGGGAATGGCCGGGCGTGTGGCGCTCCAAGGGTTTCTTCTGGCTGGCCAGCCGCATGGACTATGTCGGGTCCTGGAGCCAGGCCGGCGCCGTGACCGAACATGAGTGGGGCGGCCTGTGGTGGGCCTCCGCGCCGCGCGACCGCTGGCCCGACGACGACGCGGACTGGCTGAAGTCGATCGAGGCGGTTTGGCGCCGCCCCTATGGAGACCGGCGGCAGGAGATCGTGCTGATCGGCAAGGACATGAACCGCGACCTGCTGACCTCGATGTTCGACGCAGCCCTTCTGACCCGGTTCGAGATGGAGCGCGGCCCCAAGGGCTGGGCCAGGTTCGACGACCCCTTCCCCTACTGGGGACCGCGCGTAGCCGCCTGA
- a CDS encoding DUF1826 domain-containing protein — protein MAVGAVVHGLSPSVFTTLFEPQVRLAICARPDLLRNGAEAAPADFSAACDGRWIEPSGPAPDWLLDDIQRLGEILSRVTGVETWRARFETVQTRACPRFHQDAIAARLIVTYDGPGTEWAFESEVADDLDARRAETRARIRRLHPGEIAVLKGTAPGWEPWPDFPAVLHRSPPASRQTPRRVLTLDAV, from the coding sequence ATGGCGGTCGGCGCGGTCGTGCACGGGCTCTCGCCCTCGGTCTTCACCACCCTGTTCGAGCCACAGGTGCGCCTGGCCATCTGCGCCCGGCCCGACCTGCTGCGTAACGGCGCCGAGGCCGCGCCCGCGGATTTCTCGGCCGCTTGCGACGGACGCTGGATCGAGCCGTCGGGGCCGGCGCCCGACTGGCTGCTGGACGACATTCAGCGGCTGGGCGAAATCCTGAGCCGGGTCACGGGCGTCGAGACCTGGCGGGCGCGGTTTGAGACGGTCCAGACCCGCGCCTGCCCGCGCTTTCATCAGGACGCGATCGCCGCCCGGCTGATCGTCACCTACGACGGTCCGGGCACGGAATGGGCCTTCGAAAGCGAGGTGGCCGACGACCTGGACGCCCGGCGGGCCGAGACCCGCGCGCGCATCCGCAGACTGCATCCGGGCGAGATCGCGGTCCTGAAGGGCACGGCGCCGGGCTGGGAGCCGTGGCCCGACTTTCCCGCCGTGCTGCATCGCTCGCCTCCGGCCAGCCGCCAGACCCCCCGTCGGGTCCTGACACTGGACGCCGTCTGA
- a CDS encoding DUF4260 domain-containing protein — MKVVAATWQRLEALALFVAALAAYAHMDASWILFAVLFLAPDVSFAAYLAGPRLGALGYNLAHSLIGPLVLGAVGLAASSPSATSVALIWLAHIGLDRALGYGLKSPDGFDITHLGRIGRPPALS; from the coding sequence ATGAAGGTCGTCGCTGCAACTTGGCAAAGGCTCGAAGCCCTGGCGCTTTTTGTGGCTGCCCTGGCGGCCTACGCCCATATGGACGCCAGCTGGATCCTGTTCGCCGTCCTGTTTTTGGCGCCCGACGTCAGTTTCGCAGCCTATCTGGCGGGACCGCGTCTCGGCGCCCTGGGCTATAATCTGGCGCACAGCCTGATCGGACCCCTCGTGCTGGGAGCCGTGGGGCTCGCCGCATCCAGTCCGTCAGCCACGTCCGTGGCCCTGATCTGGCTGGCCCATATCGGCCTGGATCGCGCCCTGGGTTACGGGCTGAAATCTCCGGACGGGTTCGACATCACCCATCTGGGGCGGATCGGACGACCGCCCGCCCTGTCCTGA
- the pgi gene encoding glucose-6-phosphate isomerase: MTRDAAWTTFDLTAAEAAKGRIADQFAADPDRLDRMSVEAAGLYVDLSKQSWTRAAFEACLDLARASDVEGRRAALFGGEAVNLTEGRAVLHPALRAAPGADFKALGEPVSAEVDAVRAEMRAYAEAVRTGAEAGATGRRFEAIVHVGIGGSDLGPRLVWDALRPLDPVLDLRFVANIDPRDMAEALTGLDPETTLVVVVSKTFTTQETLANAEAAKTWLAASLPAEGMTKHFIGVTAAPDKAAAFGCGRTFAFRDWVGGRYSLWAAVSLSCAIALGWEVFERMLAGAAAMDDHFVTAPLEKNAPVLMALAQVFNVDGLDRRARTVAPYAHALRRLPSFLQQLEMESNGKRVHRDGTPVTRQTCPVVFGEPGTNGQHAFFQQIHQGPQVVPAEFVIVARTHGDAPEAPLWSNALAQGQALMLGKTTEAAKAEGLAQGLSDEEATRLSTHRTFTGDRPSTAIVMDRLTPETLGALLALYEHKTFVEGVIWDINSFDQWGVELGKVLAKAILKDVEAGRPSEALDPSTAALMRRLSQ; encoded by the coding sequence ATGACCCGCGACGCCGCCTGGACGACCTTCGACCTGACCGCCGCCGAGGCCGCGAAAGGCCGGATCGCGGACCAGTTCGCCGCCGATCCAGACCGGCTGGATCGGATGTCGGTCGAGGCGGCGGGCCTTTATGTCGATCTGTCGAAACAGAGCTGGACCCGCGCGGCCTTCGAGGCGTGTCTGGACCTGGCGCGAGCCAGCGACGTGGAAGGGCGCCGCGCGGCCCTGTTCGGCGGCGAGGCGGTCAATCTGACCGAAGGCCGGGCGGTGCTGCACCCGGCCCTGCGCGCCGCGCCGGGCGCCGACTTCAAGGCCCTGGGCGAACCAGTCTCGGCCGAGGTGGACGCCGTCCGCGCCGAGATGAGGGCCTATGCCGAGGCCGTGCGTACCGGCGCGGAGGCCGGGGCGACCGGCCGGCGGTTCGAGGCCATTGTCCATGTCGGCATCGGCGGGTCGGACCTGGGGCCGCGTCTGGTGTGGGACGCCCTGCGCCCGCTGGACCCGGTCCTCGACCTGCGGTTCGTCGCCAACATCGACCCGCGCGACATGGCCGAGGCCCTGACCGGCCTGGACCCCGAGACGACCTTGGTGGTGGTGGTGTCCAAGACCTTCACGACGCAGGAAACCCTGGCCAACGCCGAGGCGGCCAAGACCTGGCTGGCGGCGTCGCTGCCCGCCGAGGGCATGACCAAACACTTCATCGGGGTGACGGCGGCGCCGGACAAGGCGGCGGCTTTCGGCTGCGGCCGGACCTTCGCCTTCCGGGACTGGGTCGGCGGGCGCTATTCGCTGTGGGCGGCGGTCAGCCTGTCGTGCGCCATCGCCCTGGGGTGGGAGGTGTTCGAACGGATGCTGGCGGGCGCCGCCGCCATGGACGACCATTTCGTCACGGCCCCGCTGGAGAAGAACGCGCCGGTGCTGATGGCCCTGGCCCAGGTGTTCAACGTGGACGGCCTGGACCGCAGGGCGCGGACGGTGGCCCCCTACGCCCACGCCCTGCGCCGCCTGCCGTCCTTCCTGCAGCAACTGGAGATGGAATCGAACGGCAAGCGGGTGCATCGCGACGGCACGCCGGTGACGCGCCAGACCTGTCCCGTCGTGTTCGGCGAACCGGGAACCAACGGCCAGCACGCCTTTTTCCAGCAGATCCACCAGGGTCCGCAGGTGGTTCCGGCCGAATTCGTGATCGTCGCCCGAACGCATGGGGATGCGCCCGAGGCCCCGCTGTGGTCCAACGCCCTGGCCCAGGGGCAGGCCCTGATGCTGGGCAAGACGACCGAAGCCGCCAAGGCGGAAGGTCTGGCGCAAGGGCTGTCGGACGAAGAGGCGACGCGGCTTTCGACCCACCGCACCTTCACGGGAGACCGGCCCTCGACCGCCATCGTCATGGATCGGTTGACGCCCGAGACCCTGGGCGCGCTCTTGGCCCTCTATGAGCACAAGACCTTCGTCGAGGGCGTGATCTGGGACATCAACAGCTTTGACCAATGGGGCGTCGAACTGGGCAAGGTTCTAGCGAAGGCGATCCTGAAGGATGTGGAGGCGGGACGACCGTCCGAGGCCCTGGACCCCTCAACCGCCGCCCTGATGCGACGTCTGTCGCAATGA
- a CDS encoding protein-disulfide reductase DsbD, with protein sequence MRPFALLVALMLAVLAPTVQASAVEPAFGAQRTERIEAELVPMTQWATPGSTVVVAVRQAIQPGWHTYWRNPGDSGGATTLDWTLPAGVKADPVLWPLPTRQRLLGLMNYGYSGEVFLPVPIQVPATARPGEVLTLTAQALFLVCSDRMCVPEPLTLSLALPVREGAAPLARPWGEAIRKTVAAAPRPAGVTARVTRGGQGESLTLTATGGPLAGGVGAAYFFPFEAGRIDHAAVQSGRRGPDGLSLRLTPGRQAGDGAVSGVLATDRGAWEITAEPGPPLAGAEGQATLTPLSEAAASVEAGVEAGVEAGVEAGAKTGQTSGAGGLGLQHVLALALLGGLVLNLMPCVFPVLAMKAAALSAAAHDPARARRDGLAFLAGVLASFLTLAGALLVLRTAGQAVGWGFQLQSPGVTATLALILLGVSLNLSGVFHVGAGLQGAGSGPLARLPGATGAFFTGVLAVVVAAPCTAPFMAAALGAALVLPWPLALAVFTALGLGLAAPYVAISLSPGLLARLPRPGAWMETLKGVLAFPMYGAALWLAWVFGQQGGGQPLAGLLAAGLALAFAGWTYGRVQARRAEGRRAAIGVVTATLALLSALMLAGAAAMTAQDRPAVVEGASAQAAQAAQTALPARPWSPQAVAQATAAGRPVLVNLTADWCVTCKINERTALSSPRVAEAIRAANAVYLVGDWTRRDDAIAQELQAHGRSGVPLYLVYRPGRAEPEILPQLLTEGVVIEALRRNRGPTPPASAGR encoded by the coding sequence TTGCGTCCCTTCGCTCTTCTTGTCGCCCTGATGCTGGCCGTCCTGGCGCCCACGGTTCAGGCTTCGGCGGTCGAGCCGGCCTTCGGCGCCCAGAGGACCGAACGGATCGAGGCGGAACTGGTCCCCATGACCCAATGGGCCACGCCGGGTTCCACCGTGGTCGTGGCCGTGCGCCAGGCGATCCAGCCGGGCTGGCACACCTATTGGCGCAATCCCGGCGATTCGGGCGGGGCGACCACCCTGGACTGGACCTTGCCGGCCGGGGTGAAGGCCGATCCCGTCCTGTGGCCCCTGCCGACGCGCCAGAGGCTGTTGGGGCTGATGAACTACGGCTATTCGGGCGAGGTCTTCCTGCCCGTGCCGATCCAGGTTCCGGCGACGGCGCGACCGGGCGAGGTCCTGACCCTGACGGCCCAGGCCCTGTTTCTGGTGTGCAGCGACCGGATGTGCGTGCCCGAACCCCTGACCCTGTCCCTGGCCCTGCCGGTGCGCGAGGGCGCCGCGCCCCTGGCCCGGCCCTGGGGCGAGGCGATCCGCAAGACCGTCGCGGCCGCACCGCGTCCGGCCGGCGTCACCGCCCGCGTCACGCGCGGCGGCCAGGGCGAAAGCCTGACCCTGACTGCGACCGGCGGGCCTCTGGCGGGCGGCGTCGGCGCGGCCTATTTCTTTCCGTTCGAGGCCGGTCGCATCGACCATGCGGCGGTGCAGAGCGGCCGACGCGGACCCGACGGCCTGAGCCTGAGGCTGACGCCGGGACGACAGGCGGGCGACGGCGCCGTCTCGGGCGTTCTGGCCACCGACAGGGGCGCCTGGGAGATCACCGCCGAGCCGGGGCCGCCGCTGGCGGGAGCAGAGGGCCAGGCGACCCTTACCCCTCTGTCGGAGGCCGCGGCCAGTGTCGAGGCCGGGGTCGAGGCCGGGGTCGAGGCCGGGGTCGAGGCCGGGGCGAAGACGGGGCAAACGTCCGGGGCCGGCGGCCTGGGTTTGCAGCACGTCCTGGCCCTGGCCCTGCTGGGCGGACTGGTGCTGAATCTGATGCCGTGCGTCTTTCCGGTGCTGGCGATGAAGGCCGCCGCCCTGTCGGCCGCCGCCCACGACCCGGCCCGCGCGCGCCGCGACGGCCTGGCCTTTCTGGCCGGGGTGCTGGCCAGCTTTCTGACACTGGCGGGCGCGCTTCTGGTGCTGAGGACCGCCGGTCAGGCTGTCGGCTGGGGCTTCCAGTTGCAGTCGCCGGGCGTGACCGCGACCCTGGCTCTGATCCTGTTGGGCGTGAGTCTGAACCTGTCGGGCGTCTTTCATGTGGGCGCCGGGCTGCAGGGGGCCGGGTCCGGGCCTCTGGCCCGCCTGCCCGGCGCGACCGGCGCCTTCTTCACCGGAGTGCTGGCGGTGGTGGTGGCGGCCCCCTGCACCGCGCCCTTCATGGCGGCCGCCCTGGGCGCGGCCCTGGTCCTGCCCTGGCCCCTGGCGCTGGCGGTCTTCACGGCCCTGGGGCTGGGTCTGGCGGCGCCCTATGTGGCGATCAGCCTGTCGCCCGGCCTTCTGGCGCGGTTGCCCCGCCCCGGCGCCTGGATGGAGACGCTGAAGGGCGTCCTGGCCTTTCCCATGTACGGGGCGGCCCTGTGGCTGGCCTGGGTGTTCGGCCAGCAGGGCGGGGGCCAGCCCCTGGCCGGGCTTCTGGCCGCCGGCCTGGCGCTGGCCTTCGCCGGCTGGACCTATGGCCGCGTCCAGGCGCGTCGGGCCGAAGGTCGGCGGGCGGCGATCGGCGTCGTGACCGCGACCCTGGCGCTGCTGTCGGCCCTCATGCTGGCGGGCGCCGCAGCCATGACGGCGCAAGATCGGCCGGCGGTCGTGGAGGGCGCCAGCGCCCAAGCCGCCCAAGCCGCCCAGACCGCCCTGCCCGCCCGGCCCTGGTCGCCCCAGGCGGTGGCCCAGGCGACGGCGGCGGGCCGGCCGGTCCTGGTCAACCTGACCGCCGACTGGTGCGTGACGTGCAAGATCAACGAGCGGACGGCCCTGTCGTCGCCGCGCGTGGCCGAGGCGATCCGGGCGGCGAACGCCGTCTATCTGGTGGGGGACTGGACCCGGCGCGACGACGCCATCGCGCAAGAACTCCAGGCGCACGGCCGGTCGGGCGTGCCGCTGTATCTGGTCTATCGCCCCGGCCGGGCCGAACCCGAAATCCTGCCCCAGCTGCTGACCGAGGGCGTGGTGATCGAGGCGCTGAGGCGGAACCGGGGTCCTACACCGCCGGCTTCGGCGGGGCGGTGA
- a CDS encoding OmpA family protein: MKGFKAGVAAAAVVGLAVVGCAQTPKRSALVVGESGCQSGRFDVYFVENQARLTDAAQLLLTTAAEKARQCRIARVRVLGLADATGASEANMTLSQQRARAVAQALTQAGMPAPVFEVAAAGDAGAVTPSGQEELLRRRTEVIVEVAPR, translated from the coding sequence ATGAAGGGTTTCAAAGCGGGCGTAGCGGCGGCGGCGGTCGTCGGCCTGGCGGTGGTCGGGTGCGCGCAGACGCCCAAGCGGTCGGCCCTGGTGGTCGGCGAAAGCGGCTGCCAGTCCGGGCGCTTCGATGTCTATTTCGTGGAAAACCAGGCGCGGCTGACTGATGCGGCGCAGCTGTTGCTGACCACGGCCGCCGAAAAGGCGCGCCAGTGCCGCATCGCCCGGGTGCGGGTCCTGGGTCTGGCCGACGCCACCGGCGCGTCCGAGGCCAACATGACCCTGTCGCAGCAGCGCGCCCGCGCGGTGGCCCAGGCCCTGACCCAGGCCGGCATGCCCGCCCCGGTGTTCGAGGTGGCGGCGGCGGGCGATGCGGGCGCGGTGACGCCCTCGGGCCAGGAAGAACTGTTGCGTCGCCGCACCGAGGTGATCGTCGAGGTCGCCCCGCGCTGA
- a CDS encoding glycine zipper domain-containing protein, with translation MNKAIIAIAGAGLLASACASDPYGNGPNQSVRQGAIGAGLGAVAGAIVGNNVGGGNAATGALIGAAVGGAAGAIRGSNQDRNNQQRYRDSQGRYYYCYDNRQDECYWENGQRRY, from the coding sequence ATGAACAAAGCGATCATCGCCATTGCGGGCGCCGGTCTTCTGGCGTCGGCCTGCGCCAGCGACCCCTATGGCAACGGGCCGAACCAGTCGGTTCGCCAGGGCGCCATCGGCGCCGGCCTGGGCGCCGTGGCCGGCGCCATCGTCGGCAACAACGTCGGCGGCGGCAATGCGGCCACGGGCGCCCTGATCGGCGCAGCCGTCGGCGGCGCGGCGGGCGCCATCCGCGGCTCCAACCAGGACCGCAACAACCAGCAGCGTTACCGCGACAGCCAGGGACGGTACTACTATTGCTACGACAACCGCCAGGACGAGTGCTACTGGGAGAACGGCCAGCGTCGCTATTGA